In Camelina sativa cultivar DH55 chromosome 17, Cs, whole genome shotgun sequence, the genomic stretch TTCATCAAGTCTTTACGTTTTTTTCTTAGTCGGAAATCTAAGGTATGGGATCTCTCTCGACGTTTGAAGAGCGGTTGCAATACCCGACGGCCAGGCGTGATGAGTCTGTCGTTGATGATTACCACGGCGTTAAAGTCTCCGATCCTTACCGCTGGTAAAATCTTTTGCGTTCGTTTCCAGCTGCTGTAAAAAGTAAAActactctttggttctttttatTCTATGAGATTTTTGAATGTTTTGGTCTTCTTGTTTATAACGTAGCAAACGATTTTTCAGatcatcaacttttttttggaCCAGCTATATCGATATCATGGCCCATTATTGATCTTAGTGGACCAGTAGGCTAATTTTCTGgaccaatttttgtttgtttgctcattaatatttttgtctGAAAAACCGAGTACCCCCGTTTGGTCCAACCGTAAACTAGTTTGGTTAAAAAATAGTAACTTAAATTATGTTTGGTTCTGTCTGAGTTAGGTTGGAAGATCCTGATGCTGAAGAAGTGAAAGAGTTTGTGGAGAAGCAAGTGAAACTGTCTGATTCAGTGCTCAAAACTTGCGAATCCAAGGGAAAGCTCCATGAGAAATTCACGACATTTATTGACTACCCTCGTTACGGTACGCCCTTTAAGCGAGGGAACAGTTACTTTTACTTCCATAACTCTGGTCTTCAAGCTCAGAGCGTGCTCTATGTTCAGGTAAATTAATTTGAAGCAGAGAGTTATCAGATCATCTTCTTTTGTAACTCTTCTTCCAATCTCCAGTTTCGttaatatttgaacttgttttttttttttcttttccaggaTGATTTGGATTCTGAAGCAGAGATCTTGCTTGACCCCAATACTCTTAGTGATGATGGAACTGTTTCTTTAAACACTTATTGTATCAGTGAAGATGCCAAGTATTTGGCTTATGGTCTTAGCTCTAGTGGTAGTGATTGGGTTACAATTAAAGTGATGAAGATTGAAGATAAGAAAGTGGAGCCTGATACTTTATCTTGGGTAAGGCTTCCTTCCTTCATGCTGAATTTATTTCACTCGTTAGTTACAAACTTCATCATTGACATGAATGGTCATTCTTGTTATGGGATCAGGTTAAGTTTAGTGGAATTACATGGACACATGATGGGAAAGGCTTTTTCTATAGTCGCTACCCTGCTCCACTGTGAGTCTTTTGTCTTAACTGTAAAACTTTTGGGTGTTTAAAGCTTTGTAAAGAGTTTTTGTAACTGTTTTGGATTGTGGTTTTTGTGTCTgtagagagggagagaagatAGATGCTGGTACAGAGACTAATTCTAACCTTTACCATGAGTTATACTACCATTTCCTTGGGACTGATCAGTCCCAAGATGTTTTATGTTGGAGAGACCAAGACAATCCCAAACATATGTTTGGATCTAAAGTCACTGATGATGGGAAGGTAATCATCCAGCCATTTCTCATCCCTCTTGGTGATGGTTTCACTTATTGTTTCTCTATGATGCTTTAAGTCTTAAGTTTTGGCTTTGAGTTTTGATCCaaccattatgtttttttttttctctccttcaaATGCAGTATTTAATAATGTCCATTGAAGAAGGTTGTGACCCTGTAAACAAGGTTTATCATTGTGATCTCTCATCACTTCCTAAAGGACTAGAAGGTTTTAGAGGAAGCAACGCTCTGCTTCCATTTGTTAAGCTTATCGACACATTTGAGGCACAATACATTGCTATCGCAAACGACGAGACATTGTTTACGTTCTTTACCAACAAAGAAGCCCCAAAGTACAAAGTAGTTCGGGTTGATCTGAAGGAACCGAGCAACTGGACTGATGTTATTGCAGAACACGAAAAGGATGTTCTCTCAACAGCTTCTGCAGTTAATGGAGATCAACTGGTTGTTAGTTACATGAGTGATGTAAAACACATCCTACAGATTAGAGACTTGAAATCCGGTTCCTTGCTTCATAGACTACCTGTAGATATTGGCTCAGTATATGGTGTTTTTGCTCGGCGTAAAGACAccacctttttgtttatgtttacaAGTTTCCTTACACCTGGCGTTATTTACAAATGTGACTTATCCCATGAAGCTCCAAAAGTTACAGTATTTCGTGAAATCTCTGTACCTGGATTCGACAGAACAGGATTTGAAGTCTCTCAGGTAAATAGAAATGATTTCTCTCCATCACCAAGTTTTGAATCTGTAATACAAACTTTAATTTTGAATGCATATCTCCCATTTTTTATGTCTTATAGGTCTTTTATCCGAGTAAGGACGGAACAAAGATCCCGATGTTTATCGTGGCTAGAAAAGATATAAAGCTAGATGGCTCACACCCGTGTTTGCTCTATGGATACGGAGGGTTTAGCGATAGCACGACACCTTTTTTCAGCGCGACCCGCATAGTGCTTAGTAGGCATCTTGGTGCTGTGTTCTGTTTTGCAAACATCCGTGGTGGTGGTGAGTATGGTGAGGAATGGCATAAATCAGGCGCTCTTGCCAGTAAGCAGAATTGCTTCGATGACTTTATTTCCGGGGCAGAGTATTTGGTTTCTGCTGGTTATACACAACCGAGGAAACTTTGTATTGAAGGTAGTAGCAATGGTGGGATTCTAGTAGGGGCTTGCATTAATCAGGTAAGaagggtaaaatatatttaactctCATGAATATCACATACTGTAGTTACAGTTAAGAGTTTTGTACCTTTTTATGCAGAGACCTGATCTCTTTGGATGTGCTTTGGCTCATGTTGGGGTTATGGACATGCTACGGTTCCACAAGTTTACCATAGGACATGCTTGGGTTTCTGAATTTGGTTGTTCTGACAAGGAAGATGAGTTTCATTGGCTGATAAAGTAAGAGTCTTTTTTTCATGTTACCCATAAAGCTTCCCTCTTTTGGTAGATTTAATAAGATATCTGATGGTTttaaatctataataaaataaggTATTCGCCTCTGCATAATGTGAAGAGGCCATGGGAACAGAAGACAGATCGGTTTGTTCAGTACCCATCAACCATGTTGTTAACTGCTGATCATGACGATAGAGTCGTCCCACTTCATACTTACAAGTTGCTTGCGGTTTGTCTCTCAGCCtctttgtttgctttttgtatcttcctcttcttcttcttcatataccAATTGAAACCCAATTTTGCTGTTGCAGACAATGCAATATGAATTAAGTTTAAGTTTAGAGAATAGTCCACAGACGAACCCTCTAATTGCTCGAATAGAAGTCAAAGCCGGGCATGGAGCAGGACGTCCAACACAAAAGATGGTAAAtcctaagattttttttgttaagtatatatatgcttGAAGAAGTGTAAACAGTTTGAGTTGCTACAGATTGACGAAGCAGCTGATCGATATTCGTTCATGGCGAAGATGGTGGATGCTTCTTGGATTGACTGATTTACACGGAAGAGATTAACTTATGACCCTAGTACTTTCTTGTTATGTTTTTGAGAGAGCTACTACTGTTTAAGTTTACTTCTCTATTAGGAGGTTAATACGATCATCattataatattaagaaaatattttagaggaaagtgtattttatctttttaaccAATCACTGATTCAGcgttacaattttatatttttataaaaaatacaacaaaattttatgaaattttgaattcccacagaaacacaaaataaaCTTTAGCGCATCATTCATTCATCGCCCATTTTCACATCAGTCACATCTAGTTGTATTATCTCAGCCCTGCAACCTAAAATTGATCCCATGCTGCAACCAAAATTGAATAAACTCTCTTTAATTGTTTATTCCTGATGCTCTTCTTAAACACAAAACTACCTTTGTAGTGCCtataattaaatctaaaatattaaagGGAATCTTTTGATACCTGGGAGTGGTACGACCAAGATCTCCATGAACAAATTCTTTGATGTATGTTCCAGCCTGCATTATTGAAAAGTTAAGTTTGCCCATCTTTTAAAgttatggtaattataatgaGTTGAGTTAGAAGATAAGGCAACCTGAGTGCATAGATGCAATAGAAAGTAGTGGGAGTGTCCTTTTATCTTTTCGACTTTCATCCTGAGAATTGGAACCACAAATGACTGACTATTACTAAACAGAAGAAGCTTTTCCAAGGTAAGTAAAATCTGAATTTCACGACAGATTATTCACTAACCAATGTATAATCTTTTCACGGTCCAATGGACTCCGTCGGTGAAGCACTCTTACTGGTGTCTTCTGCAAGATTTTCTGCAGtgaaataattatatagaagaagaagaaagccacTTCGTATTAGGAACAAAAGAACATGGTTTGAGGATAGACAATGGATTTTACCTAATCTTAACAATCATTACAGAAATGACTCACCAATTCTTTCAGGGAAGAGATTGAGTTGAAGTCTTTCTCTTCAAGTGGCCGAGCAATCCATACAAGTGCAACATACTGCTTCTGCAgtacataaaaaaattggagTGGTTGGTTCAATAAGTCTTCATTACATTTCTAACTGAAAATTCGTAGAGTTAAAGTAAACAATGCTGACCTGCTTCTCTGCTTCTCCTTCACGCATCATTGCCCAACACTGACTTCCAATACATTTAAGGTCTTTTACTCCGACCTGTAGCCAAAATACTGCTTGTAAGCTTGCAAAAAAGGCACACATAATCAGTTGATACAGCATCTGTGTTCAATTAATTATGCcttactagttttttttctgAGTTGTTTATCTTTTCTTCAACTTCCTTCAATGATTGTTCAGATGGGCACTGGCGGGAATTCTGAACCTCGATTAAGAAAGGTCTACCTGAACCTAACATCCGTACCTGAAGATAGATCTTTTATATTATCAGCATAAACTTGTTGAATATGAATATGACATCCGAAAATGGTAATTTTCTCACATCAATATCTTCTCTGCCAGCAGCATGGAACTTGTAGGAATCCCCAAGGCATGCTGGAAGAATGTTTCCACCAAGTATCTCCTGAAAAACATATAGATATCTATTGAAGTCACTGTTAtcttacaaataatataaacaagtcGAGATGACCACTAAGAGACTACTACCTCAACAGACGCTTCGCCCATTCTTTCATCATCAATAATCCATCGTGATTGACTAACATTTCTGGAGTACTGCAAAGATAAGATCGAACCATCAATTGAAATAATTCCTCAGTAAGCGGTTAAAGATCAGCTCAGTCATCTGTGAATCCATTTGTTACCAAACCACAATTTACATACATTTGGAGGTTATATGATACACTGCCTCAAGGACATGAAAACAGAGACTTACTTTAAAGTATCTACCACTAAAAAAGATAGGCATCTTGTTGCAATGAACTGAAAAGATGCATGGTTCATACACCTGgtaatattagaaaaatgaagAGAACATGAGTTTTTGTTAGCCAAATAATGACAACCAgacaaaagatgaaaagaatgaTACTCTAATATAAATCCATGGGTTAACATGCAAACAAATACCTTTTCAAACGAATTCTCAGAAATACAGTTTGATCCATTCTCTGCGTCTGCATATAcataaaatacaattatttaaGGCCAATTTGGAAGTCTGAAATTTGATCTAGAGGGACCTAAtgtattatctcataaaaactTTAAGAGATTGATATAAGTGGGCACAAGATCAGGAAAATGTCTAAACCATCACATGGACTCATGGAGGTATATGCACTAAAAAAGAAGTATGACATATATGCAAGACACTGAAGTAGCCCGGGTAAAGAGGTcggcttaattatatattacctCCTTGGACTTTCAAAGAAAGCTCAAAGAGCCTTCAGATGCAACTATTGAATAATTGCGTACATGaatgtaatattttctttcatcaaCAACCTCCCTAAAAATTTCAAGCAATTATGTATGCACCAAGTCATAAACGATTTACGAATTAGGAGTCCAAGAAAAAGATTCAACCGAATACTAAGTAACTGCAGAGTCTCAAACATACCTGTTTTCCTCCTCTTACTTTCATGCGTTGTTTTAGAAACACCCAGAGCCTCATCTGATGCTTCAGAGTATGTCAAACGTATGTGAAAAGAGCTTGAATCTGATTGAGCGCCCTGCAAcactcaaaaacagaaaagacaTGCAAAGACTTCAATTTTGTTATCTGGCCAGCGAATTGCACAAGTTATAACATCCAGTTGTATAAGATACTACGCAATATAGGCATCGATGAAACCTAAGCAACTCaaacaatttccaaaacaaaaaacaaaattcaagcaGATCACCGACTCACCAAAGATGCTTTAAGTGGATCCAAGATTAGAACTTTCAAAGCATCCTTAACAGATATTTTGTCACGCTGCAGCCAACCTTCAGTGCTATACTTTTCTTTAAGGTATGACCTATGAAGGTAGAGAAACATCAACACTAGACTAGCGCAGAACCAAAACAAGAGGAAAACACTTTAGAGGTACAATGTAGAAGACAGGATTCAATATGAATGCAAGTGAAGCTTACAAGACTGCACGTTCATAGTCCATGATAGTTGATGGCACAGAGACTTCAAGACCAAAGCTATCGAACTCGTGACGATCCTGCTTCACCAAGTGCGTTACCCTAGCAACGTAATCACTACTAGTATCCGATTTCACCAGCTTTTTTTCAGCAGCATCGGAAAAAACGAATTGCAATATACCTAAACAAACAATGCAGATTCTGGAGCAATTAGATTCTGATGAACCAGTTTCATCATCACCGGATTGTATCCAGCTGCGCAGAGTTGAAGTCGAGACTGACGACAAATCCGAATCGAATGCCTCGACGGCTACCAATCGGAATATACATCTCTCACATACCTACACAGAGCAAATAAACTTAATAAGATAATCCGAATTGGTAAAAGAGAATGGAAAcggagtcgaagaagaagataaacccTAAGAACGCACCCCGAGTGATAGAAGATCTTTCACAGCACCGGAATGAAGAGATCGAGCTGTTTCGTACACGCGCCGAGTCTTGGAGTCACCATGGCTTACGAGGCCGTTGACCAAGCCGGCTGAGTCGCCGGCGGCGGGTACTGTTTCGTCGGACATTGGTTTTGACAAATTGGAGAAGG encodes the following:
- the LOC104756396 gene encoding prolyl endopeptidase-like isoform X2, with amino-acid sequence MGSLSTFEERLQYPTARRDESVVDDYHGVKVSDPYRWLEDPDAEEVKEFVEKQVKLSDSVLKTCESKGKLHEKFTTFIDYPRYGTPFKRGNSYFYFHNSGLQAQSVLYVQDDLDSEAEILLDPNTLSDDGTVSLNTYCISEDAKYLAYGLSSSGSDWVTIKVMKIEDKKVEPDTLSWVKFSGITWTHDGKGFFYSRYPAPLEGEKIDAGTETNSNLYHELYYHFLGTDQSQDVLCWRDQDNPKHMFGSKVTDDGKYLIMSIEEGCDPVNKVYHCDLSSLPKGLEGFRGSNALLPFVKLIDTFEAQYIAIANDETLFTFFTNKEAPKYKVVRVDLKEPSNWTDVIAEHEKDVLSTASAVNGDQLVVSYMSDVKHILQIRDLKSGSLLHRLPVDIGSVYGVFARRKDTTFLFMFTSFLTPGVIYKCDLSHEAPKVTVFREISVPGFDRTGFEVSQVFYPSKDGTKIPMFIVARKDIKLDGSHPCLLYGYGGFSDSTTPFFSATRIVLSRHLGAVFCFANIRGGGEYGEEWHKSGALASKQNCFDDFISGAEYLVSAGYTQPRKLCIEGSSNGGILVGACINQRPDLFGCALAHVGVMDMLRFHKFTIGHAWVSEFGCSDKEDEFHWLIKYSPLHNVKRPWEQKTDRFVQYPSTMLLTADHDDRVVPLHTYKLLATMQYELSLSLENSPQTNPLIARIEVKAGHGAGRPTQKMIDEAADRYSFMAKMVDASWID
- the LOC104756396 gene encoding prolyl endopeptidase-like isoform X1, which encodes MGSLSTFEERLQYPTARRDESVVDDYHGVKVSDPYRWLEDPDAEEVKEFVEKQVKLSDSVLKTCESKGKLHEKFTTFIDYPRYGTPFKRGNSYFYFHNSGLQAQSVLYVQDDLDSEAEILLDPNTLSDDGTVSLNTYCISEDAKYLAYGLSSSGSDWVTIKVMKIEDKKVEPDTLSWVKFSGITWTHDGKGFFYSRYPAPLEGEKIDAGTETNSNLYHELYYHFLGTDQSQDVLCWRDQDNPKHMFGSKVTDDGKYLIMSIEEGCDPVNKVYHCDLSSLPKGLEGFRGSNALLPFVKLIDTFEAQYIAIANDETLFTFFTNKEAPKYKVVRVDLKEPSNWTDVIAEHEKDVLSTASAVNGDQLVVSYMSDVKHILQIRDLKSGSLLHRLPVDIGSVYGVFARRKDTTFLFMFTSFLTPGVIYKCDLSHEAPKVTVFREISVPGFDRTGFEVSQVFYPSKDGTKIPMFIVARKDIKLDGSHPCLLYGYGGFSDSTTPFFSATRIVLSRHLGAVFCFANIRGGGEYGEEWHKSGALASKQNCFDDFISGAEYLVSAGYTQPRKLCIEGSSNGGILVGACINQRPDLFGCALAHVGVMDMLRFHKFTIGHAWVSEFGCSDKEDEFHWLIKYSPLHNVKRPWEQKTDRFVQYPSTMLLTADHDDRVVPLHTYKLLATMQYELSLSLENSPQTNPLIARIEVKAGHGAGRPTQKMLIDIRSWRRWWMLLGLTDLHGRD
- the LOC104756395 gene encoding putative tRNA pseudouridine synthase Pus10 isoform X1 — protein: MSDETVPAAGDSAGLVNGLVSHGDSKTRRVYETARSLHSGAVKDLLSLGVCERCIFRLVAVEAFDSDLSSVSTSTLRSWIQSGDDETGSSESNCSRICIVCLGILQFVFSDAAEKKLVKSDTSSDYVARVTHLVKQDRHEFDSFGLEVSVPSTIMDYERAVLSYLKEKYSTEGWLQRDKISVKDALKVLILDPLKASLGAQSDSSSFHIRLTYSEASDEALGVSKTTHESKRRKTDAENGSNCISENSFEKVYEPCIFSVHCNKMPIFFSGRYFKYSRNVSQSRWIIDDERMGEASVEEILGGNILPACLGDSYKFHAAGREDIDVRMLGSGRPFLIEVQNSRQCPSEQSLKEVEEKINNSEKKLVGVKDLKCIGSQCWAMMREGEAEKQKQYVALVWIARPLEEKDFNSISSLKELKILQKTPVRVLHRRSPLDREKIIHWMKVEKIKGHSHYFLLHLCTQAGTYIKEFVHGDLGRTTPSMGSILGCRAEIIQLDVTDVKMGDE
- the LOC104756395 gene encoding putative tRNA pseudouridine synthase Pus10 isoform X2; this encodes MDYERAVLSYLKEKYSTEGWLQRDKISVKDALKVLILDPLKASLGAQSDSSSFHIRLTYSEASDEALGVSKTTHESKRRKTDAENGSNCISENSFEKVYEPCIFSVHCNKMPIFFSGRYFKYSRNVSQSRWIIDDERMGEASVEEILGGNILPACLGDSYKFHAAGREDIDVRMLGSGRPFLIEVQNSRQCPSEQSLKEVEEKINNSEKKLVGVKDLKCIGSQCWAMMREGEAEKQKQYVALVWIARPLEEKDFNSISSLKELKILQKTPVRVLHRRSPLDREKIIHWMKVEKIKGHSHYFLLHLCTQAGTYIKEFVHGDLGRTTPSMGSILGCRAEIIQLDVTDVKMGDE